A region from the Simiduia sp. 21SJ11W-1 genome encodes:
- the ftsE gene encoding cell division ATP-binding protein FtsE, which translates to MIRFDQVAKRYSNGFEALKNVSFEISAGEMVFLTGHSGAGKSTLLKLIMAMETPSRGQVLVNGTNLNRMADRNIPYHRRQIGVVFQNHQLLFDRTVFDNVALPLIIAGFSPSDVGRRVRAALDKVGLLHKEARFPLELSGGEQQRVGIARAVVNKPKILLADEPTGNLDPELSAEIMELFRQFNEVGVTLLIASHDIALLKRQRKRVLALREGELYGDSQYAGGPP; encoded by the coding sequence ATGATCCGCTTCGACCAGGTTGCCAAGCGCTACAGCAACGGCTTTGAAGCGCTTAAAAATGTCAGCTTTGAAATAAGCGCAGGCGAAATGGTTTTTCTTACCGGCCACTCAGGGGCCGGTAAAAGTACACTGCTGAAACTCATCATGGCCATGGAAACCCCAAGCCGTGGCCAGGTGCTGGTGAACGGCACCAACCTCAATCGCATGGCCGACCGCAATATCCCCTACCATCGCCGCCAGATCGGCGTGGTATTTCAGAATCACCAATTGCTGTTTGATCGCACGGTTTTCGATAACGTCGCCCTGCCCCTGATTATTGCGGGCTTCAGCCCCTCTGATGTGGGCCGCCGCGTGCGCGCAGCGCTCGACAAGGTGGGCCTGCTGCACAAGGAGGCGCGCTTTCCGCTGGAGCTTTCCGGCGGCGAACAGCAGCGTGTGGGCATTGCCCGGGCGGTGGTGAACAAACCTAAAATCCTGCTGGCCGATGAACCCACGGGCAATTTGGACCCGGAGCTCTCGGCGGAAATCATGGAGCTGTTTCGCCAGTTCAATGAAGTGGGCGTCACCCTGTTGATTGCCAGCCACGATATCGCCCTGCTCAAGCGCCAGCGCAAGCGCGTGCTGGCGTTGCGCGAAGGTGAGTTGTACGGCGACAGCCAATATGCAGGGGGCCCGCCATGA
- the tsaA gene encoding tRNA (N6-threonylcarbamoyladenosine(37)-N6)-methyltransferase TrmO — MTQAHFQVSPIGIIHSCFKEKFGVPRQSALAPSALACLELLPPYNSPDGVQGLEQVSHLWLQFVFHLSPEPKSLKVRPPRLGGNQKVGVFATRSPVRPNRLGLSVVQLLKIEQAAGSVRLWLAGADLVDGTPVLDIKPYVPYADALPQASNALAPTAPALIAVEIPEALAVPEPVARLVREVLSQDPRPAYQQIDPERIYGMHLLDFNLQWRYLVSGAAQVVALTPIEGDTTEPS, encoded by the coding sequence ATGACACAGGCCCACTTCCAAGTCTCGCCCATCGGCATTATTCACTCCTGCTTCAAGGAAAAGTTCGGTGTGCCCCGCCAGTCTGCACTGGCGCCGTCAGCACTTGCCTGCCTGGAGCTGTTGCCGCCCTACAATTCCCCCGATGGCGTACAGGGCCTGGAGCAAGTGAGCCACCTGTGGCTGCAGTTCGTATTCCACTTAAGCCCCGAACCCAAAAGCCTGAAAGTGCGCCCACCGAGGCTCGGCGGCAACCAGAAGGTAGGGGTGTTCGCCACCCGCTCGCCCGTGCGCCCCAATCGTTTGGGGCTTTCGGTTGTGCAGTTGTTAAAGATTGAGCAGGCAGCGGGCAGTGTGCGGCTGTGGTTGGCGGGTGCAGATCTGGTAGACGGCACGCCGGTGCTGGATATCAAACCCTACGTGCCCTACGCCGATGCCCTGCCCCAGGCGTCCAACGCCCTTGCGCCTACTGCGCCAGCGTTGATAGCTGTGGAAATACCGGAGGCTCTGGCGGTGCCAGAGCCGGTGGCACGGCTGGTGCGCGAAGTGTTGAGCCAGGATCCAAGGCCCGCCTATCAACAAATCGACCCTGAACGCATCTACGGCATGCATCTTTTGGATTTTAATCTGCAATGGCGCTACCTCGTCTCGGGTGCGGCCCAGGTGGTGGCGCTAACGCCCATTGAAGGTGACACAACGGAGCCCAGTTAA
- the coaD gene encoding pantetheine-phosphate adenylyltransferase, producing MRTVVYPGTFDPLTNGHIDLVERACKLFDRVIIAIAASTKKNPLFTLEERVAQAEQVLGHLPNIEICGFDILLADLVKQKQAQGVLRGLRAVSDFEYEFQLANMNRALAPEMESLFLTPSEHLSYISSSLVREIASLGGDVSKFVHPLVEEALTKRFKERQG from the coding sequence ATGCGTACAGTCGTCTACCCTGGCACCTTTGATCCATTAACCAATGGCCATATCGACTTGGTTGAACGCGCCTGCAAGCTGTTTGATCGGGTGATTATTGCCATCGCGGCAAGCACCAAAAAAAATCCCCTGTTTACCCTGGAAGAGCGCGTCGCACAGGCCGAACAGGTACTGGGGCACCTGCCCAACATTGAAATCTGTGGCTTTGATATTTTGCTGGCAGATCTGGTGAAGCAGAAGCAGGCCCAAGGGGTTTTGCGGGGCCTGCGGGCAGTGTCAGACTTTGAATACGAATTTCAGCTGGCCAACATGAACCGCGCCCTAGCGCCGGAAATGGAAAGCCTGTTCCTCACGCCGTCTGAGCACTTGTCGTATATTTCTTCTTCGCTGGTGCGCGAAATCGCCTCGCTCGGCGGGGATGTGAGCAAATTCGTCCACCCATTGGTGGAAGAGGCATTAACCAAACGCTTTAAAGAGCGCCAGGGCTGA
- the ftsY gene encoding signal recognition particle-docking protein FtsY codes for MFSKLFKKKDADKPAEAAEPSPAPEAPPVAQPADKPGFFARIRAGLSRTRSQFAEGMGNLFLGKKEIDDELLEDLESQLLVADVGIDATTDIIESLTEGVARKELGDPQALLAALRRKLEELLAPVEQPLVIDTTKKPYVILVVGVNGVGKTTTIGKLAKRLQGEGHKVMLAAGDTFRAAAVEQLQVWGERNQVPVVAQHTGADSASVIFDAIASAQSRGIDVIIADTAGRLHNKSNLMEELSKVKRVMAKLDVSAPHEVLLVLDAGTGQNALSQAQEFTKAAGVTGIALTKLDGTAKGGVIFALSKKFGLPVRFIGVGEGVDDLQPFKAAPFIAGLFGDEAGGE; via the coding sequence ATGTTTTCAAAGTTGTTTAAGAAAAAGGATGCCGACAAGCCCGCCGAGGCCGCTGAGCCAAGCCCCGCGCCCGAGGCCCCGCCTGTTGCCCAGCCGGCCGATAAGCCAGGCTTTTTCGCCCGTATTCGCGCAGGCCTAAGCCGCACCCGCAGCCAGTTTGCCGAAGGGATGGGCAACCTTTTTCTGGGCAAGAAAGAAATTGACGATGAGCTACTGGAAGATCTGGAATCCCAGTTGCTAGTGGCCGATGTCGGCATTGATGCCACCACCGATATCATTGAATCGCTCACCGAGGGTGTGGCCCGCAAAGAGCTGGGCGACCCACAGGCACTGCTGGCGGCGCTGCGCCGAAAGCTTGAAGAGCTGCTGGCGCCCGTTGAGCAGCCGCTGGTGATCGATACCACCAAAAAGCCCTATGTGATTTTAGTGGTGGGCGTCAACGGCGTGGGCAAAACCACCACCATTGGCAAATTGGCCAAGCGCCTGCAAGGTGAGGGCCATAAGGTGATGCTGGCCGCCGGCGATACCTTCCGCGCCGCCGCCGTTGAGCAGCTGCAGGTGTGGGGCGAGCGCAATCAGGTACCCGTGGTGGCACAGCACACCGGGGCCGACAGTGCCTCGGTGATTTTCGATGCCATTGCCTCGGCCCAGTCGCGCGGCATAGATGTCATCATCGCCGATACCGCCGGGCGGCTGCACAATAAAAGTAACCTCATGGAGGAGCTTTCCAAGGTCAAGCGGGTGATGGCCAAGCTGGATGTCAGCGCCCCGCACGAAGTGCTCTTGGTGCTCGATGCCGGCACCGGCCAGAATGCCTTGAGTCAGGCCCAGGAGTTCACCAAGGCCGCTGGTGTTACCGGCATTGCACTCACCAAGCTCGATGGTACCGCCAAGGGTGGGGTGATTTTCGCGCTCAGCAAAAAATTTGGCCTGCCGGTGCGCTTTATTGGTGTGGGTGAAGGCGTAGACGACCTGCAACCGTTTAAGGCCGCGCCTTTTATTGCCGGCCTTTTTGGCGACGAAGCGGGTGGTGAATGA
- a CDS encoding DUF423 domain-containing protein, which produces MATKHLLIAAALVGAVSVLLGAFGAHGLKSVLTEAQLGSWRTAVHYHQLHALLALALCLRLLADPARRLRLAVYSLLAGIALFSGSLYGLALGAPAWFGPVTPIGGLLLMIGWLCVVAYALRLPAPER; this is translated from the coding sequence ATGGCCACCAAACACTTACTTATTGCAGCGGCGCTTGTGGGCGCTGTGTCTGTACTGCTGGGCGCCTTTGGCGCCCATGGTCTTAAATCGGTACTGACAGAGGCGCAATTGGGCAGCTGGCGCACGGCAGTGCACTACCACCAGCTGCACGCGCTGTTGGCGCTGGCGTTGTGCCTGCGGCTACTGGCAGATCCGGCCCGGCGGCTGCGCCTTGCGGTGTACAGCCTGCTTGCGGGCATTGCGCTGTTTTCAGGCTCCCTTTATGGGCTGGCACTCGGGGCCCCCGCCTGGTTTGGGCCAGTTACCCCGATCGGTGGCCTTTTGTTAATGATCGGCTGGCTGTGTGTGGTGGCTTACGCCCTGCGCCTGCCGGCTCCAGAACGGTGA
- the mutM gene encoding bifunctional DNA-formamidopyrimidine glycosylase/DNA-(apurinic or apyrimidinic site) lyase — translation MPELPEVETSKRGIAPHTEGRRVTGLVVRNGQLRWPVPDDLASHVVGRTLKSISRRGKYLLLAFTNGHLIVHLGMSGSLRMVQAEEPAGFHDHIDLRFGGQALRYTDPRRFGCWLWACGDVNAHKLLAHLGPEPLSEAFNADYLYQRARGRKQNLKNFIMDSQLVVGVGNIYANEALFLAGLRPRAAAGSLTRPKAAKLVAHIKAVLAAAIAQGGTTLKDFVGGDGKPGYFKQQLYVYGRGGQACRICHSLLKEVRVNNRATVYCAQCQR, via the coding sequence ATGCCCGAGCTGCCTGAAGTAGAAACCAGTAAGCGCGGCATTGCCCCCCACACAGAGGGGCGCCGGGTAACCGGGCTTGTGGTGCGCAACGGCCAGTTGCGCTGGCCGGTGCCCGATGATCTGGCAAGCCATGTTGTCGGGCGCACGCTTAAGTCGATCAGCCGCCGCGGCAAATACCTGTTGCTGGCATTCACCAATGGCCACCTAATTGTGCACTTGGGGATGTCCGGTAGCCTGCGCATGGTGCAGGCAGAGGAGCCGGCAGGTTTTCACGATCACATAGATCTGCGTTTCGGCGGCCAGGCGCTGCGCTATACAGACCCGCGGCGCTTTGGCTGCTGGCTTTGGGCTTGCGGCGATGTAAATGCTCACAAACTGCTCGCCCATTTGGGGCCCGAGCCTTTATCTGAGGCCTTTAACGCAGACTACCTCTACCAGCGCGCCCGCGGGCGCAAGCAAAACCTCAAAAACTTTATTATGGACAGCCAGTTGGTGGTGGGTGTGGGTAACATCTATGCTAACGAGGCGCTGTTTCTGGCAGGCCTTAGGCCCAGGGCTGCCGCCGGCAGCCTTACGCGCCCGAAGGCCGCTAAACTTGTGGCACACATCAAGGCAGTGCTGGCGGCGGCCATTGCCCAGGGCGGCACCACCCTTAAAGACTTTGTGGGCGGTGATGGCAAGCCGGGTTACTTCAAGCAGCAGCTCTATGTGTATGGCCGTGGCGGCCAGGCCTGTCGAATCTGTCACAGCCTGTTGAAAGAAGTTCGCGTCAATAATCGGGCCACGGTATATTGTGCCCAGTGCCAACGCTAG
- the trmB gene encoding tRNA (guanosine(46)-N7)-methyltransferase TrmB: MNSTPLPGVEDEHGFTPRPEYKKKSIRSFVIRAGRMTPAQRSAFERQWAQYGLSLFNGPLDAEAAFGRKAPLVLEVGFGMGDSLLAMAQAEPDKNFIGIEVHPPGVGRLLNNAAEAQVTNLRVYMADANDVLEDCIASNSLARFQLYFPDPWHKKKHQKRRIVQPAFAEMVRTKLAAGGVFHLATDWEHYADHMMEVMSKAPGFENQAGEYLFSPRPDYRPITKFEKRGERLGHGVWDLLFEKTP; the protein is encoded by the coding sequence ATGAATTCAACTCCCCTGCCCGGTGTGGAAGACGAACACGGCTTTACCCCCAGACCGGAATACAAAAAGAAATCCATCCGCAGCTTTGTGATTCGTGCCGGGCGCATGACGCCAGCGCAGCGCAGCGCCTTTGAGCGCCAGTGGGCACAATACGGCCTGAGTTTGTTTAATGGCCCCTTGGATGCCGAGGCCGCCTTTGGCCGCAAGGCTCCCTTGGTGCTTGAGGTGGGCTTTGGCATGGGTGACTCCCTGCTGGCCATGGCGCAGGCCGAACCGGATAAAAACTTCATTGGTATTGAAGTGCATCCACCCGGTGTGGGGCGCTTGTTAAATAACGCAGCCGAGGCACAAGTGACCAACTTGCGCGTGTACATGGCCGATGCCAACGATGTGCTGGAAGATTGCATAGCCAGCAATAGCCTGGCCCGTTTTCAACTGTATTTCCCAGACCCGTGGCATAAAAAGAAACACCAAAAGCGCCGCATTGTGCAGCCGGCATTTGCCGAAATGGTGCGCACCAAACTCGCAGCGGGTGGCGTGTTTCACCTGGCCACCGATTGGGAGCACTATGCCGATCACATGATGGAAGTCATGAGCAAGGCGCCGGGGTTTGAAAACCAGGCCGGTGAGTATTTGTTTTCACCAAGGCCAGACTACCGTCCCATTACCAAGTTTGAAAAGCGCGGCGAACGCCTGGGCCACGGCGTATGGGATCTTCTGTTCGAGAAAACCCCCTAA
- the rsmD gene encoding 16S rRNA (guanine(966)-N(2))-methyltransferase RsmD translates to MKKRAPKAPAQQGMLRIIGGQWRGRKLAFPSVDGLRPTGDRVRETLFNWLQMDIPGSRCLDLFAGAGSLGLEALSRGCAHCTLIEKDTHAHRQLRENLNLLGASDAELVHADALNWLAGYQGPGFDVVFIDPPFSANLWAQAAAGLADHLNPGALIYLEAPAQSSVTCPPHWALHREKRAGDVCYRLYHCL, encoded by the coding sequence ATGAAAAAGCGCGCCCCAAAAGCCCCCGCCCAACAAGGCATGCTGCGAATCATAGGCGGCCAATGGCGCGGCCGAAAACTGGCCTTTCCCAGTGTTGACGGCCTGCGCCCCACCGGCGACCGGGTGCGCGAAACCCTGTTTAACTGGCTGCAAATGGACATACCCGGCAGCCGCTGCCTGGATCTGTTCGCCGGTGCCGGCAGCCTGGGGCTTGAAGCCTTATCGCGCGGTTGTGCGCACTGCACACTGATAGAAAAAGACACCCACGCCCACCGGCAATTGCGTGAAAACCTGAACCTGCTGGGCGCAAGTGATGCAGAGCTTGTGCACGCCGATGCCCTCAACTGGCTTGCCGGTTATCAAGGGCCAGGCTTTGACGTGGTGTTTATCGACCCGCCCTTTAGCGCAAACCTGTGGGCCCAGGCGGCGGCAGGCCTTGCCGATCACCTAAACCCCGGCGCCCTTATTTACCTGGAGGCGCCCGCCCAAAGCAGCGTTACCTGCCCCCCGCATTGGGCCCTGCACCGCGAGAAACGGGCCGGCGATGTATGCTACCGTCTATACCACTGCCTATGA
- the rpmB gene encoding 50S ribosomal protein L28 — protein sequence MSKVCQVTGKRPITGNNVSHAKNHTKRRFLPNLHSHRFWVESEKRFVKLRVSAKGMRIIDKRGIEQVLTDLRARGEAV from the coding sequence ATGTCTAAGGTATGTCAGGTTACGGGTAAGCGTCCGATAACTGGTAACAATGTTTCTCACGCGAAAAACCACACCAAGCGTCGTTTTTTGCCAAACCTTCACTCTCACCGTTTTTGGGTTGAGTCAGAAAAGCGCTTTGTTAAGCTGCGCGTATCTGCCAAGGGCATGCGCATCATCGACAAGCGTGGCATCGAGCAGGTGCTGACCGATCTGCGCGCGCGCGGCGAAGCGGTTTAA
- the ftsX gene encoding permease-like cell division protein FtsX: MNSPRKPISAPRAGARLKKAGVNDRARAWREHHVLSARDSLQKLLVVPVRTLLTVLMLGIALALPALLYVALANVGQLSGQWASNHQMSAYLKPGVRPAAVEALVARWQQLPGVLQVQPVSPEQGLAEFARQTGLAGAVGGMQSNPLPWALLVQPKHTDPKALAALRDALADDVIVDEVRLDLAWLTRLQSLMALGQRFALGLGCLLGLGMLLAIGNTLRLAIENRREEILVVKLVGGTDAFVRRPFLYTGLWYGLGGGLWALLLTQLGLWLVSAPVAALASSYGSAFALQGLAFGESLILLLIALMIGWLGAWLAVDRHLRDIKPQ, encoded by the coding sequence ATGAATAGCCCCCGAAAACCTATAAGCGCCCCGCGCGCAGGTGCCCGGTTAAAAAAGGCCGGCGTCAACGACCGCGCCCGGGCCTGGCGTGAGCACCACGTGTTATCTGCCCGCGATAGCCTGCAAAAGCTGCTGGTGGTGCCCGTGCGCACCCTGCTTACGGTATTGATGCTGGGTATTGCGCTGGCGCTGCCGGCACTTTTATATGTGGCACTAGCCAACGTGGGCCAGCTGTCAGGCCAGTGGGCCAGCAACCATCAGATGTCAGCTTATTTAAAGCCCGGCGTAAGGCCCGCCGCCGTAGAGGCGCTGGTTGCGCGCTGGCAGCAGCTGCCGGGCGTTTTACAGGTGCAGCCGGTATCACCCGAGCAGGGCCTGGCTGAATTTGCCCGCCAAACGGGCCTCGCCGGCGCCGTGGGTGGCATGCAATCGAACCCGCTGCCCTGGGCGCTGCTAGTGCAACCCAAACACACAGACCCCAAGGCGCTGGCGGCCCTGCGCGATGCGCTGGCCGATGACGTGATTGTGGATGAAGTGCGCCTGGATTTAGCCTGGCTTACCCGGCTGCAATCGCTCATGGCACTCGGCCAGCGCTTTGCATTGGGGCTCGGCTGCTTGCTGGGTTTGGGCATGTTGTTGGCCATTGGCAACACCTTGCGCCTGGCCATTGAAAACCGGCGCGAGGAAATACTCGTAGTGAAGCTTGTGGGCGGTACCGATGCCTTCGTGCGCCGGCCCTTTCTCTACACCGGCCTTTGGTACGGTTTGGGCGGCGGGCTCTGGGCGTTGCTGCTAACCCAGCTGGGGCTGTGGCTGGTGTCGGCCCCGGTGGCGGCCTTGGCCAGCAGCTACGGTAGCGCCTTTGCCCTGCAGGGGCTGGCGTTTGGTGAAAGCTTGATATTGCTGTTGATTGCCCTAATGATAGGTTGGTTGGGTGCGTGGTTGGCCGTTGACCGGCATTTGCGCGACATCAAGCCCCAATAA
- the rpmG gene encoding 50S ribosomal protein L33 produces the protein MRDLIRLNSTAGTGHFYTTDKNKRTMPEKMEIKKFDPVVRKHVVYKEGKIK, from the coding sequence ATGCGTGATCTGATTCGTTTGAACTCAACTGCCGGTACTGGTCATTTTTACACTACCGACAAAAACAAGCGCACCATGCCAGAGAAAATGGAGATCAAAAAATTTGATCCCGTTGTTCGCAAGCATGTTGTATACAAGGAAGGCAAGATCAAGTAA
- the rpoH gene encoding RNA polymerase sigma factor RpoH, translated as MSKSLQPVGVLAPGANLNAYIQAVNGFAILSAEEEKQLAEELYYHENLEAARRLVMAHLRFVVHIAKSYSGYGLAEADLIQEGNVGLMKAVKRFNPERGVRLVSFAVHWIKAEIHEFILRNWRIVKVATTKAQRKLFFNLRGAKKKLAWLSHDEARAIAKDLDVDVKHVYEMEGRLSSYDAGFDAGADDDDDSAYQAPANYLEDHRYDPAKQLEDANWEASNVNSLELAMEQLDDRSRDILQRRWLNEDKATLHDLADVYGVSAERIRQLEKNAMKKVKAMMEA; from the coding sequence ATGAGTAAAAGTCTGCAACCTGTTGGCGTTTTGGCCCCCGGTGCCAATCTGAATGCGTACATTCAGGCCGTAAACGGGTTCGCTATTCTGTCGGCTGAGGAAGAGAAGCAGCTGGCCGAAGAGCTCTACTACCATGAAAATCTGGAAGCTGCCCGCCGCTTGGTCATGGCGCACTTGCGCTTTGTGGTGCATATCGCCAAATCCTACTCAGGCTACGGCCTGGCCGAGGCCGACCTGATCCAAGAGGGCAACGTGGGTTTGATGAAAGCCGTCAAGCGCTTTAACCCCGAGCGCGGTGTGCGCCTGGTGAGCTTTGCCGTGCACTGGATCAAAGCCGAGATTCACGAGTTCATTTTGCGCAACTGGCGCATTGTGAAAGTGGCCACCACCAAGGCCCAGCGCAAGCTGTTTTTCAACCTGCGCGGCGCCAAAAAGAAACTGGCCTGGCTCTCGCACGATGAAGCCCGCGCCATTGCAAAAGATTTAGACGTAGACGTAAAACACGTTTACGAAATGGAAGGCCGTTTATCCTCCTACGATGCAGGCTTCGATGCCGGTGCCGACGACGATGACGACAGCGCCTACCAGGCCCCGGCCAACTACCTGGAGGATCACCGCTACGATCCCGCCAAGCAGCTTGAAGATGCCAACTGGGAAGCCTCCAACGTCAATAGCCTGGAGCTTGCCATGGAGCAGCTGGACGATCGCAGCCGCGATATCCTGCAGCGCCGCTGGCTGAACGAAGACAAGGCAACCCTGCATGATCTGGCCGATGTCTATGGCGTTTCTGCAGAGCGTATTCGCCAGCTTGAGAAAAACGCCATGAAGAAAGTGAAGGCGATGATGGAGGCCTAA
- a CDS encoding O-antigen ligase — translation MIGAKHFTGIAGYLPENRFLTGHPLLAGWLLGLAILGAFLEINFGESADDLRDVFLLSILPAMYFAPKPLWRSAPMLFLMAACLIALLCWGVGHWLHPEIAERSPKVNRLTNWLLAIPFALAMGGHLRAIFWVWGAAVLALLLSPWLSGGGLAEISRGLNGFRIDFALHNAQHTALYFGVALLGMFAFMPRVIASGAPKAVMFVIWLLVTAFIMVAVLITQTRGVWLGLLVGFVTLGGLMGLDLARRRAPASARRWILLAAGMLVALFASQSGVVVDRLKAEADVLGKVVQGQPIEDATTSSGIRLRSWAAAVPWIKERPIVGWGGQGRKAVIEKTDQLPQRIKDITRHLHSSYMDTLVNFGLLGFTLLLSLWGWLLYGAKSACKDGRIPRDLFNFFVAFMAYFAVVNLFESYMYYSSGVLVFALICGGVISCIWCPKQTQVTQSPGP, via the coding sequence ATGATTGGCGCAAAACATTTCACCGGTATCGCTGGATATCTGCCCGAAAACAGGTTCCTGACTGGCCATCCACTTTTAGCTGGATGGTTGCTGGGGCTGGCCATATTGGGTGCATTTTTGGAGATTAATTTTGGCGAGAGTGCCGATGATCTCCGCGATGTGTTTTTGTTAAGCATTCTGCCCGCCATGTATTTTGCGCCTAAGCCCCTTTGGCGCTCTGCACCCATGCTGTTTTTAATGGCAGCCTGCCTGATCGCTCTGCTGTGCTGGGGGGTGGGTCATTGGCTTCACCCCGAGATTGCGGAGCGGTCGCCAAAGGTCAATCGGTTGACCAATTGGCTGCTGGCCATTCCCTTTGCCCTGGCCATGGGCGGGCATCTGCGTGCCATTTTCTGGGTTTGGGGCGCTGCGGTTTTGGCCCTGTTGCTCTCCCCATGGTTGAGTGGTGGAGGTTTGGCTGAAATTTCCCGTGGCCTCAATGGATTCCGAATCGATTTTGCGCTCCACAACGCTCAGCATACTGCGTTGTATTTTGGCGTTGCCTTGTTGGGAATGTTTGCGTTTATGCCCCGCGTGATTGCCAGTGGTGCGCCGAAGGCTGTGATGTTCGTTATCTGGCTGTTGGTAACGGCGTTTATTATGGTGGCTGTGCTGATTACGCAAACCCGGGGTGTTTGGCTGGGGCTCTTGGTCGGCTTCGTGACCCTTGGTGGATTGATGGGGCTTGATCTGGCGCGCCGCAGGGCGCCAGCTTCGGCCCGTCGATGGATCTTGCTAGCTGCCGGAATGCTGGTTGCACTATTTGCAAGTCAATCAGGCGTTGTCGTGGATCGACTTAAAGCAGAAGCAGATGTACTGGGTAAAGTGGTGCAGGGTCAGCCAATAGAGGATGCCACCACGTCATCGGGTATCCGTTTGCGCTCCTGGGCAGCGGCCGTGCCTTGGATCAAAGAGCGCCCGATTGTAGGATGGGGCGGGCAGGGGCGCAAAGCTGTGATAGAAAAAACTGATCAGCTCCCTCAGCGAATTAAAGATATCACCCGGCACCTGCACAGCTCTTACATGGATACCCTGGTGAACTTCGGTCTCTTGGGCTTTACGTTATTGCTCAGTCTGTGGGGCTGGTTGCTATATGGTGCCAAATCGGCGTGCAAGGACGGGCGTATTCCGCGGGATCTCTTTAACTTCTTTGTGGCGTTTATGGCGTACTTTGCCGTGGTCAATCTGTTTGAATCCTATATGTACTATTCCAGCGGTGTGCTGGTATTTGCGCTTATTTGTGGTGGTGTTATCAGCTGTATATGGTGTCCAAAGCAGACGCAGGTCACGCAAAGCCCCGGGCCTTAG
- a CDS encoding glycosyltransferase family 4 protein, translating to MKIVMLTNEFAPSIGGVQTHVLELSRALVKAGHEVHVVTRFKNKQLPAREKLDGIEVHRIALAKNHWLYDWQMRRYLRRLHNLGGVDVVHVHGMRPLAAAGSLGVRVVFTNHTSGFLKRMEAGADVRTKMAGQMSVADCVLAPSEELAQRTRDTGYSGPVRFVANGVDTKKFFPGESPWRAKLNIPADAFVLVMARRLVAKNGVLYLAEALQHITATGVHIVVAGDGAERGEFERIAAGAAAGVKVHMLGGVDNTQMPDVFRAGNAAVLPSLMEATSIAGLEAMACGNALIGTRVGGIPVIIDDQTTGLLVPPRDPKALASAIDRLAGDLKFAHMLGRASVAKVEREFSWTRIAELTAEAYAN from the coding sequence ATGAAAATTGTCATGCTTACCAACGAGTTTGCGCCCAGTATCGGTGGCGTACAAACCCATGTGCTGGAATTGTCTCGCGCGCTGGTAAAAGCCGGCCATGAAGTACATGTCGTGACGCGCTTTAAAAACAAACAGCTGCCTGCCCGTGAGAAGCTGGACGGCATAGAGGTTCATCGCATTGCCTTGGCCAAAAACCACTGGCTCTACGATTGGCAAATGCGCCGCTACCTACGCCGTCTTCACAACCTGGGCGGCGTAGATGTTGTGCACGTACACGGCATGCGCCCGCTGGCTGCCGCTGGGAGCCTTGGCGTCAGGGTGGTATTTACTAATCATACCTCCGGTTTTCTCAAGCGTATGGAAGCTGGTGCAGATGTACGCACAAAAATGGCAGGCCAGATGTCGGTGGCAGATTGTGTTCTGGCGCCCAGTGAAGAATTGGCCCAGCGCACCCGTGATACTGGGTATTCAGGCCCCGTCAGGTTTGTTGCCAATGGTGTGGATACCAAGAAGTTTTTTCCGGGTGAAAGTCCCTGGCGTGCAAAACTCAATATTCCGGCAGACGCCTTTGTGTTGGTAATGGCGCGTCGTTTGGTGGCCAAGAATGGCGTGCTGTATCTGGCTGAGGCGTTACAGCATATTACCGCGACAGGTGTGCATATTGTGGTGGCGGGCGATGGCGCTGAGCGAGGTGAGTTCGAGCGGATTGCCGCTGGGGCCGCCGCCGGTGTAAAAGTGCACATGCTAGGAGGCGTGGATAACACGCAAATGCCCGATGTGTTTCGCGCGGGAAATGCCGCGGTGCTGCCCTCGCTGATGGAAGCCACAAGCATCGCCGGCCTGGAGGCCATGGCCTGCGGCAATGCGCTCATTGGTACCCGTGTGGGAGGGATACCGGTAATTATTGATGATCAGACAACAGGTTTGTTGGTGCCCCCGCGGGATCCTAAAGCGCTTGCCAGTGCTATTGACCGGCTGGCTGGCGATCTGAAGTTCGCGCATATGCTCGGGCGGGCGAGCGTCGCAAAAGTTGAAAGAGAGTTTTCCTGGACGCGCATTGCCGAATTAACAGCCGAAGCCTATGCAAATTAA